One genomic window of Streptomyces spiramyceticus includes the following:
- a CDS encoding restriction endonuclease yields MFDEDGRLDPFLKTLLCGVFALALGKMLWTWLTGTAVAWMLNGPWAWLTDHPWWAALIGAGLLVVLVGTARVVLVVLGFTGGYTGPSPAAPLSTEPEPAGDGVTFRMRELAAMSPTEFEEACAQLLVRDGFTDVRRVGGAGDLGADVRALDGDGDLVIIQCKRYRARVTSGHVQQFNGTARPHHGADVAIMIGLAGFTEPAATFARQHNITVLGRDEIKKWAHGTHLYRAADVLT; encoded by the coding sequence ATGTTCGACGAGGACGGCCGTCTTGATCCGTTCCTGAAAACACTGCTCTGCGGCGTCTTCGCCCTCGCTCTCGGCAAGATGCTGTGGACGTGGCTGACTGGCACAGCCGTCGCGTGGATGCTCAACGGACCCTGGGCATGGCTCACCGACCATCCCTGGTGGGCCGCCCTCATCGGCGCCGGCTTGCTGGTGGTACTCGTGGGCACAGCCAGGGTCGTGCTGGTCGTACTCGGCTTCACCGGCGGTTACACGGGACCTTCGCCAGCTGCCCCGCTGAGTACGGAACCGGAGCCGGCTGGCGACGGGGTGACGTTCCGCATGCGGGAGCTGGCGGCCATGAGCCCGACGGAGTTCGAGGAGGCGTGCGCCCAGCTCCTCGTCCGCGACGGGTTCACCGACGTGCGGCGAGTTGGCGGAGCGGGGGACCTGGGCGCCGACGTCCGTGCGCTCGACGGCGACGGCGACCTCGTCATCATCCAGTGCAAACGCTACCGGGCACGGGTCACCTCCGGGCACGTCCAGCAGTTCAACGGCACCGCGCGGCCCCACCACGGCGCCGATGTGGCAATCATGATCGGCTTGGCCGGGTTCACCGAGCCTGCTGCCACGTTCGCACGGCAGCACAACATCACGGTTCTCGGCCGCGACGAGATTAAGAAGTGGGCCCATGGCACCCACCTGTACCGAGCCGCCGACGTCCTCACCTGA
- a CDS encoding restriction endonuclease, translating into MLQAKHTRTGAKAGAPVLYAVNGTAGPVHGAHHAVVVTNDGFTRNAHAWGARHHIHLVDREQLLQWAQDGAALHELLALPARTRRALRRAA; encoded by the coding sequence GTGCTCCAGGCCAAGCACACCCGCACCGGGGCCAAGGCTGGCGCTCCCGTCCTGTACGCGGTCAACGGCACCGCCGGTCCCGTGCACGGCGCGCACCATGCGGTGGTCGTGACCAACGACGGTTTCACCCGCAACGCACACGCGTGGGGCGCGCGCCACCACATCCATCTGGTCGACCGCGAACAGCTGCTCCAATGGGCCCAGGACGGTGCCGCCCTGCACGAACTGCTCGCCCTGCCCGCCCGTACGCGCCGTGCTCTTCGCCGCGCCGCCTGA
- a CDS encoding IS110 family transposase: MSSSTMSSTSPAPQTRRRPAGEVVLGVDTHRDAHVAAVLSVMGTVLATGEFPATAAGYRDLLKWARKLGVVGRAGVEGTGSFGASLSRYLLAQGIDVFDVNRMDGADRRLRGKSDPLDVQNAARAVLSGRARARAKAGDGPVQIARMYKLTKVSAVKARTQAINQLKSVLVTADPALREELAGLGNAELFRTCARFADVSGREEVGVEAVLQATRITLGLLAHRIGHLSEQIRNVDARLARLVKCHAPQLLDAVGIGPDTERLDIEASFAALCGVSPVERSSGRRQYRRLNRGGDRQANAALHRIVFTRLRVDPRTQDYYERRIKEGKTRREIVRCLKRYAAREVFHLVRQLQSGPRS; encoded by the coding sequence ATGTCCAGTTCGACCATGTCCAGTACGTCGCCTGCTCCGCAGACCCGTCGTCGTCCTGCGGGGGAGGTGGTTTTGGGAGTGGATACGCACCGGGATGCGCATGTGGCTGCGGTGCTCTCCGTGATGGGGACCGTGCTTGCCACCGGCGAGTTCCCGGCCACCGCGGCTGGATACCGCGATCTGCTGAAGTGGGCCAGGAAGTTGGGTGTGGTGGGGCGGGCCGGGGTGGAGGGGACCGGCTCCTTTGGGGCGTCCCTGTCGCGCTATCTGCTGGCCCAGGGCATAGACGTGTTTGACGTGAATCGGATGGACGGGGCAGATCGCCGTCTGCGCGGCAAATCGGATCCGCTCGATGTCCAGAACGCGGCGCGAGCCGTGCTGAGCGGGCGGGCCCGCGCCCGGGCCAAAGCGGGCGACGGGCCGGTGCAGATCGCGAGAATGTACAAACTCACGAAGGTGTCGGCCGTCAAAGCCCGCACCCAGGCCATCAACCAGCTCAAGTCCGTCCTCGTTACTGCTGACCCAGCCTTGCGGGAAGAACTGGCCGGACTGGGCAATGCCGAGCTCTTCCGTACCTGTGCGCGGTTCGCCGACGTCAGCGGTCGCGAGGAGGTCGGCGTGGAGGCGGTGCTGCAGGCCACTCGGATCACGCTGGGTCTGCTGGCTCACCGGATCGGCCACCTCTCCGAGCAGATCCGCAATGTGGACGCTCGTCTGGCCCGCCTCGTTAAATGTCATGCCCCGCAGCTGCTCGACGCGGTGGGGATCGGTCCGGACACGGAACGCCTGGACATTGAGGCGTCCTTCGCCGCTTTGTGCGGGGTCAGTCCTGTTGAGCGTTCCTCGGGACGCCGGCAGTACCGTCGCCTCAACCGTGGTGGCGACCGTCAGGCAAATGCCGCGCTCCATCGCATCGTGTTCACCCGTCTGCGGGTCGACCCGCGCACTCAGGACTATTACGAGCGCCGGATCAAAGAGGGTAAGACCCGTCGCGAAATCGTCCGTTGCCTCAAGCGCTATGCGGCACGAGAGGTCTTCCACCTGGTCAGACAGTTACAGTCAGGACCCCGCTCATAG
- a CDS encoding tyrosine-type recombinase/integrase, whose protein sequence is MASLAVVRDLRDVRAPVSAEELEQFETDALAGFVLARASAGLADGTIRGDVGHLDQTRAWFGRPLWDMEPADADAYFGKVLRSSPSGTRLARSQALTTYFAFLELRHKVELHQMTGRVVECPIDEMNRPRGAKDAQLRIPPLEPEVGQLFTGWAGELAACRKFAPTARNYTASKLMSEVGLRVNEARRLDLNDIKWDLGRFGKLHVRYGKGKRGSGPRERMVPLINGAGRTLQWFIEDVWGQFGDDHTRPGAPLFPSERKNTDGSARRVGDDALRNGLTAATKAHLPGWTDKLTPHVLRHFCASQLYLHGLDLVSIQEILGHSWIATTMRYVHVQQTRVEDAWVAGTERAAKRLEGLLR, encoded by the coding sequence TTGGCGTCACTGGCAGTCGTACGGGACCTTCGCGATGTTCGGGCGCCGGTCTCGGCGGAGGAGCTGGAGCAGTTCGAGACCGACGCGCTGGCGGGGTTCGTGCTCGCGCGGGCGTCGGCGGGGCTGGCGGACGGCACCATCCGCGGGGACGTCGGGCACCTGGACCAGACGCGGGCCTGGTTCGGCCGGCCGCTGTGGGACATGGAGCCCGCCGACGCCGACGCGTACTTCGGGAAGGTTCTGCGAAGCTCGCCCAGCGGCACCCGGCTGGCCCGGTCACAGGCGCTGACCACGTACTTCGCGTTCCTGGAACTGCGGCACAAGGTTGAACTGCACCAGATGACCGGCCGGGTGGTGGAGTGCCCGATCGACGAGATGAACCGGCCGCGCGGCGCGAAGGACGCCCAGTTGCGGATCCCGCCGCTGGAGCCGGAGGTCGGGCAGCTGTTCACCGGCTGGGCCGGCGAGCTGGCGGCCTGCAGGAAGTTCGCCCCGACCGCCAGGAACTACACCGCCTCGAAGCTGATGTCCGAGGTGGGCCTGCGGGTGAATGAGGCCCGCAGACTCGACCTCAACGACATCAAGTGGGACCTCGGCCGGTTCGGCAAACTGCACGTCCGCTACGGCAAGGGCAAGCGCGGGTCGGGGCCCCGGGAGCGGATGGTGCCACTGATCAACGGCGCGGGCCGGACGCTCCAGTGGTTCATCGAGGACGTGTGGGGCCAGTTCGGCGACGACCACACGAGGCCCGGCGCCCCGCTGTTCCCCTCCGAGCGCAAGAACACCGACGGCTCCGCCCGCCGGGTGGGCGACGACGCTCTGCGCAACGGGCTCACCGCCGCGACCAAGGCGCATCTGCCGGGCTGGACGGACAAGCTGACGCCGCACGTCCTGCGGCATTTCTGCGCGTCGCAGCTCTATCTGCACGGGCTGGACCTGGTCTCGATCCAGGAAATTTTGGGACATTCCTGGATCGCCACGACGATGCGGTACGTACATGTTCAGCAGACCCGGGTCGAGGACGCCTGGGTCGCGGGGACCGAACGGGCCGCGAAGCGGCTGGAAGGGCTGTTGCGATGA
- a CDS encoding helix-turn-helix domain-containing protein, whose protein sequence is MRWNLRLTAANKGIWKASELQRSLAEHGLVISAGKMSGLWSGQPVSLKLDDLDVICVVLNCEIGELMIPEPQKVARPGEETAVRTAVGANMPAPAVVPRRRDGRSMPPT, encoded by the coding sequence ATGAGATGGAACCTGCGGCTGACGGCCGCGAACAAGGGCATCTGGAAGGCATCCGAGCTGCAACGCAGCCTGGCCGAACACGGCTTGGTGATCTCGGCGGGCAAGATGTCCGGGCTGTGGTCCGGCCAGCCGGTCTCCCTCAAACTCGACGACCTGGACGTCATCTGCGTGGTGTTGAACTGCGAGATCGGCGAGCTGATGATCCCCGAACCGCAGAAGGTGGCCCGACCCGGCGAGGAGACCGCCGTCCGGACAGCCGTCGGGGCCAACATGCCAGCTCCGGCTGTGGTTCCCCGCCGCCGCGACGGCCGCTCCATGCCGCCGACGTGA
- the acpP gene encoding acyl carrier protein has translation MSDVEERVKKVVVELLQCAPEDVTRWSSFVDLGASEDDMEDIYPALEEEFDIEIPDGEAEKMTTVGAAIDYVESKR, from the coding sequence TTGTCCGACGTCGAAGAGCGCGTGAAGAAGGTCGTCGTTGAACTGTTGCAGTGTGCCCCGGAGGACGTGACGAGGTGGTCGTCGTTCGTCGACCTCGGAGCATCGGAGGATGACATGGAGGACATCTACCCGGCGCTGGAGGAGGAGTTCGACATCGAAATCCCCGATGGCGAGGCCGAGAAGATGACCACGGTGGGGGCCGCCATCGACTACGTCGAGAGCAAGCGTTGA
- a CDS encoding recombinase family protein: MSTPLEPDQFELLVAEPAVRPEIHIGYARVSTDGQKLDRQIDALNQVGCRRIFADKRSGKNDLRPELKACHASLQRGDTLVVPALDRYGRSLQDRINMVSELRRREIGFTSLHERLDTTTPGGRLVFHVFAALAEFIRELIVSGTREGPAAARACGKVGGRPTVVNPDIIKAARDMLPNPELSITSIAKLLGISPGTLYNHIPDLRELRTSRIPAQLEGGTR; this comes from the coding sequence GTGAGCACGCCACTTGAGCCCGACCAGTTCGAACTCCTGGTCGCCGAGCCCGCAGTCCGGCCCGAGATCCACATCGGATACGCCCGGGTGTCCACCGACGGACAGAAGCTCGACCGCCAGATCGACGCCCTCAACCAGGTCGGCTGCCGGCGGATCTTCGCCGACAAGAGGTCCGGCAAGAACGACCTCCGCCCGGAGCTGAAGGCATGCCACGCCTCCCTCCAGCGCGGCGACACCCTGGTGGTCCCCGCCCTCGACCGCTACGGCCGGTCCCTGCAAGACCGGATCAACATGGTGAGCGAGCTTCGCCGCCGGGAGATCGGCTTCACCTCGCTGCACGAGCGCCTGGACACCACCACCCCCGGTGGCCGGCTCGTCTTCCACGTCTTCGCCGCCCTCGCCGAGTTCATCCGCGAGCTCATCGTCTCCGGCACCCGCGAGGGCCCCGCAGCAGCCCGCGCCTGCGGCAAGGTCGGCGGCCGACCCACCGTCGTCAACCCGGACATCATCAAGGCCGCGCGCGACATGCTGCCCAACCCCGAGCTCTCGATCACCTCGATCGCCAAGCTCCTTGGCATCAGCCCGGGCACCCTCTACAACCACATCCCCGACCTGCGCGAGCTCCGCACCAGCCGCATCCCGGCCCAGCTCGAAGGCGGCACCCGGTGA
- a CDS encoding SAVMC3_10250 family protein, with amino-acid sequence MRDLLYFSREKLRHFHGGPEGFLGGRSLELETTAFGVGGRLAVGESGSAGAGEPEGPDLERAIAYLEKTCTAHTAVPASCRSVGAYEWVEFLGPFYRGPRVRDWGLHDKGVYTFTSHENPLLCPQFTGESACSGVDVLLCGSAQHVIGEDDQPRNRMGSGSDWLHDMAAELVALEERGETTLPESLVRTPRGMQQYAARVAHDMMVSWRQGPVHVHGHARVLCNFEAVDGQHRLMVASPLYVETAPPPREGALVPQPTGRRWPWKFRVYPPAR; translated from the coding sequence ATGCGGGACCTGCTCTACTTTTCACGAGAGAAACTCCGGCATTTCCACGGTGGCCCAGAGGGTTTTCTCGGAGGCCGCTCCCTCGAACTCGAGACCACGGCGTTCGGCGTCGGGGGCCGCTTGGCGGTCGGCGAGTCCGGCTCGGCCGGTGCCGGAGAGCCCGAGGGCCCGGATCTGGAAAGGGCCATCGCGTACCTCGAGAAGACGTGCACGGCGCACACGGCGGTCCCGGCCTCGTGTCGTTCCGTCGGAGCGTATGAGTGGGTGGAGTTCTTGGGCCCGTTCTACCGAGGACCCCGCGTCCGGGACTGGGGCCTGCACGACAAGGGTGTGTACACCTTCACCTCGCACGAGAACCCATTGCTGTGCCCCCAGTTCACAGGAGAATCCGCATGTTCGGGCGTCGATGTGCTGCTGTGCGGTTCCGCACAGCACGTCATCGGAGAGGACGACCAACCCCGTAACCGGATGGGGTCCGGTTCGGACTGGCTGCACGACATGGCTGCCGAGTTGGTGGCCTTGGAGGAGCGCGGTGAGACGACTCTCCCCGAATCCCTCGTGCGCACTCCGCGTGGGATGCAGCAGTACGCGGCCAGAGTGGCCCACGACATGATGGTCTCCTGGCGACAAGGACCCGTTCACGTGCATGGCCATGCCCGCGTTCTGTGCAACTTCGAAGCCGTGGACGGGCAGCACCGACTGATGGTGGCGAGTCCGTTGTACGTCGAGACCGCCCCGCCTCCGCGGGAGGGGGCCCTGGTTCCGCAACCCACGGGGCGCCGATGGCCCTGGAAGTTCCGGGTCTACCCGCCAGCACGTTAA